In Brevibacillus brevis, a genomic segment contains:
- a CDS encoding deoxyribonuclease IV: MIKIGSHVSFSGKGLLNAAEEAVSYGSSTFMVYTGAPQNTRRKPIEEQYVEEGKAVMDKHGMEEIVVHAPYIINLGSYKDDTYELAVSFLQEEIRRTDYLGVKNIVLHPGAYTDKDAEYGIARIAEGLNEVLRGVKDTDVNIALETMAGKGTEIGRSFEELAAIIEKVEDNRRLTICMDTCHIHDAGYDVVNDFDGVLEQFDRIIGLDRLAVVHLNDSKNFRGAGKDRHAPVGAGLIGFDAMKYVVEHEKIRHLPLILETPWISKEKGQERPMYEAEIALLRGNTEAHFGSDFLDQVERMEFFFHKQDVDRRDFVVQTWELLKNDAKAKKADGREPMERLYDMIVEARLFEDLTEEQINQRMIAWFAGKAAF; the protein is encoded by the coding sequence ATGATAAAAATCGGATCGCATGTATCCTTTTCCGGAAAAGGACTGCTGAATGCAGCGGAGGAAGCGGTCAGCTACGGCTCCTCCACATTCATGGTGTACACCGGCGCTCCGCAAAACACGCGGCGCAAACCGATCGAGGAGCAGTACGTAGAGGAAGGCAAAGCCGTGATGGACAAGCACGGCATGGAAGAAATCGTGGTCCATGCGCCGTACATCATCAACCTCGGTTCGTACAAGGACGACACGTACGAGTTGGCCGTTTCCTTCCTGCAGGAGGAAATCCGCCGCACCGACTACCTCGGGGTCAAGAACATCGTCCTGCACCCGGGGGCCTACACCGACAAGGATGCCGAATACGGTATTGCCCGCATCGCGGAAGGGTTGAATGAAGTGCTCCGCGGCGTAAAGGATACGGATGTCAACATCGCGCTGGAGACGATGGCCGGGAAAGGGACGGAAATAGGCCGCAGCTTCGAGGAGCTGGCCGCGATCATCGAGAAGGTGGAAGACAATCGCAGGCTTACCATATGTATGGACACGTGCCACATTCACGATGCCGGATATGACGTCGTCAACGACTTCGACGGCGTGCTCGAGCAATTCGACCGGATCATCGGACTGGATCGCCTCGCCGTCGTCCACCTGAACGACAGCAAAAACTTCCGGGGCGCCGGAAAGGACCGTCACGCCCCGGTCGGGGCCGGCCTGATCGGCTTCGATGCGATGAAGTACGTCGTGGAGCATGAAAAGATCCGCCACCTCCCGCTGATTCTGGAGACGCCCTGGATTTCCAAGGAGAAGGGCCAGGAGCGCCCGATGTACGAAGCAGAAATCGCCCTCTTGCGTGGAAATACCGAAGCCCACTTCGGCAGCGATTTCCTGGATCAAGTCGAGCGCATGGAATTCTTCTTCCACAAGCAGGATGTCGATCGCCGCGACTTCGTCGTTCAGACGTGGGAGCTGCTGAAAAACGACGCCAAGGCGAAGAAGGCGGACGGACGGGAGCCGATGGAGCGGCTGTACGACATGATCGTCGAGGCCAGACTGTTTGAGGACCTCACCGAAGAGCAGATCAACCAGCGCATGATTGCCTGGTTCGCAGGCAAAGCCGCTTTTTAA
- a CDS encoding bifunctional transcriptional activator/DNA repair enzyme AdaA, translating to MEKAQPGPEKLTEDKWRAIVQNDASYDGTFFYAVKTTRIFCRPSCKSKPPNKENVRVFEEAKHAMTEGFRPCKRCKPTGQRLPDNDWVEQIEQYIDRNYQQRLTLESIADACHGSPYHLHRTFRRIKGVTPGEYLQRTRIAAARKLLEQSEAPMAQIARAVGIPNTSYFLTLFKKMTGRTPSEYRQFYHKQPPVEVFFYEKGNESGSALDIVEP from the coding sequence ATGGAGAAAGCACAGCCTGGTCCGGAGAAGTTGACGGAAGACAAGTGGCGGGCGATCGTGCAAAACGATGCCTCGTATGACGGAACGTTCTTTTATGCAGTAAAAACAACCCGCATTTTTTGCAGACCCTCTTGCAAATCCAAGCCGCCCAACAAGGAAAACGTGCGCGTCTTCGAAGAAGCGAAGCATGCGATGACAGAAGGCTTCCGACCGTGCAAGCGCTGCAAGCCGACCGGACAGCGATTGCCCGACAACGACTGGGTGGAACAAATCGAGCAGTACATCGACAGGAACTACCAGCAGAGGCTCACATTGGAGAGCATCGCGGACGCGTGCCACGGCAGCCCGTATCATCTGCACCGGACGTTCCGGCGAATCAAAGGGGTCACGCCGGGCGAATACCTGCAGCGTACGCGAATCGCCGCGGCGAGAAAGCTGCTGGAGCAAAGCGAAGCGCCGATGGCCCAGATCGCGCGTGCCGTCGGGATCCCCAATACGTCTTACTTCTTGACTCTGTTTAAAAAAATGACAGGGCGTACACCATCAGAGTATCGCCAATTTTACCACAAACAACCGCCTGTGGAGGTGTTCTTTTATGAAAAAGGAAACGAAAGTGGAAGTGCGCTGGACATTGTTGAACCATGA
- a CDS encoding methylated-DNA--[protein]-cysteine S-methyltransferase encodes MKKETKVEVRWTLLNHDGWSLHLAATAAGLCYVGSQGMPWEEMAQWVNRRIPESVLVQDDQGMQRYATALAEYLSGERDRFSMPLDVRGTPFQLAVWEALGRIPYGQTRTYSDIAALVEKPSAVRAVGTAIGANPVLIAVPCHRVIGKNGALTGYRGGMEMKETLLRLEQTAARAEGRQQSCLTI; translated from the coding sequence ATGAAAAAGGAAACGAAAGTGGAAGTGCGCTGGACATTGTTGAACCATGACGGGTGGAGCTTGCATCTGGCTGCGACAGCAGCAGGGCTTTGCTATGTCGGCTCTCAAGGCATGCCCTGGGAGGAGATGGCGCAGTGGGTCAACCGGCGTATTCCCGAGAGTGTCCTAGTGCAGGATGATCAGGGAATGCAGCGGTACGCGACCGCGTTGGCCGAATACCTCAGCGGGGAGCGGGATCGCTTTTCGATGCCCCTCGACGTCCGGGGCACGCCCTTTCAGCTCGCGGTCTGGGAGGCGCTCGGCCGGATTCCGTACGGGCAGACACGGACGTATTCCGACATTGCCGCTCTCGTGGAGAAGCCATCGGCAGTCCGGGCAGTTGGCACAGCGATCGGGGCGAATCCCGTCCTGATCGCCGTGCCCTGCCACCGGGTGATCGGGAAAAACGGAGCCTTGACCGGTTATCGCGGCGGGATGGAGATGAAAGAAACGCTGTTGCGGCTGGAACAAACCGCGGCGCGTGCGGAGGGGAGGCAGCAGTCGTGTCTGACCATTTGA